TGGCAGTAGAAACTGCATTTGGGTGGACAGTCCAGGGCCAGGTAGGCGCAAAAAGGTCACCAGGAGTCTGTCCCTCTGTTGCTGGCGTAATGCGAGTAGCAGtgagcgaacaaactaacaaagaaATATCAGCGCAGTTGAGGTCATTCTGGGAGCTCGAACACATTGGTATCAAGGAACACGAACCAGCTCGCCACCAAGACGCAATCCAACAGCACTACAAAGAAACCGTCAAATTTGAGCATGGGCGGTACACAGTGTCTTTCCCCTGGAAGCCTATGGTTGATGAGCTCGACGACAACTACGAGTGCGCCGCGAAGCGTCTTAGAGCCAACACGACGCGCCTTTTGAAGGGAGATTCCTTGATCGTGGAATATGACGCCTGCATCCGAGAATACATCGAAAAGGGCTATGCAGAGCCAGCCAACAAGCATTGCAGCGCTTCGGAAGGTCCGGTGTATTACATGCCACATCAAGCAGTTGTTCGACAAGAAAGCCTGACAACAAAAGTGAGGGTGGTGTTCGACGCATCATCAAGTGCCAAAGATCGCCTCTCACTGAATGATGTTTTGGAAAGTGGTCCAAAACTTAATCCAGAGCTCATTGATTTGTTGATCAACTTCCGCACTTACAACATCGGCATCGTCGCGGATAttgaaaaggcattccttcaaataTCTCTGTCAGAGGGTGACCGGAACGCTGTGCGGTTTCTCTGGTATGCTGCCACTCCGAAGAAAGGTGAAGAACTTCCAGCGGTGGCGGCCTACCGGATGACGCGCGTTCCGTTCGGTGTTACATCCAGCCCATTCCTATTAGCCGCAACATTACGACACCATCTTGAAGGACTCCCAGAGCAGTATGCTGAGACTGCGAACATCCTGCGCAGCCATCTCTATGTTGACGACCTTGTGACAGGGGTCGACACCCTCGAACAGGGTAAAGTGCTATGCCAGGAATCAAGCGATATATTATCTCAAGCAGGAATGCGGCTCCACAAGTGGATGTCTAACGACCACGATTTAGTCAACTTCATAGAGGATGGGAACGTGGCGAAGAGGAATGCAAATGCCGAACTTCCTGCAGCCACCAAGGTATTGGGAGTAGGTTGGAATGCTCATACAGATAACTTCGAGTACAATCTGACCTCACTTCTTGAATTCCTCACCACCAGAGCCGACAGCAAGAGATTCGTATTGCAAGTCTCAGCCAGAATTTTCGACCCCTTTGGGTTTATCGCTCCTACAACACTGTACGTAAAGACAATGTTCCAAAGGTTGTGGGAGTTGGGAGCGGGTTGGGACGACCCCTTGCCAGAATTGATGCAAGCGGAGTGGAGGTGCTGGTGTGAAGAGCTTCAATGCATCAAGGCGGTGTCCATTCCGAGGATCATCGCAAGGGATTTCCGAGATGAAAAGACAGAGAAGGTGTTGCacattttctgcgatgccagccCAAAGGCCTACGGTGCTGTCGGATACGTTGCATGCAAGTCTGCTCAAGGAATAATCAATATAAGCCTAATTATGGCCAAATCAAGAGTTGCCCCTTTGAAGCGCCTCTCGTTACCCCGACTAGAGCTGATGGGGGCCCTCATTGGTGCTCGACTGTGCCACTACGTTGCCAAGGCCTTGAACCTCCAGAATGCTGCTGCCATCCTTTGGACCGATTCCACAGTGGCTATGCACTGGATTAAGGGAAACGCTGCCAGATGGAAGCCCTTCGTGGCAAACCGAGTATCAGAGGTTCAGGCGCTGACTGATCCCGAGGATTGGAGGCACTGCCCAGGACTAGACAACCCCGCTGACCTAATCACTCGCGGTATCCTCCCATCAGCCTTGTTAGAAAGCGAATTGTGGTGGAGAGGACCACACTGGCTTCACAAGGATAAGACGCATTGGCCAACGACCGGTGAGCAGAGCCCAGGGGCAGTAGAATGTCACCTGGAAGAGCGAAAAGTGACGGTGATGCCCGTAATATCATCGCCGTTCGAGGCAGTGCTGAAAGTAGAGGAGTTCAGCTCATGCAGCAGAGTCGTGCGCTTAACTGCGTGGGTCCGCCGCTTTGTCAACAATTGCCGCCGCGGGAAAGAAAGGAAGGGTGGTCCgctacgagctgaagaggtgatcGATGCTGAGAGGTACTGGTTGACAACAACTCAAGGAGAAGCATTCAGTGACGACATTTCCAACTTGAAAGCCCAAAGACCACTGCACAAAGGCTCTCCTGTTCTGCCACTCAGTCCGTACCTTGACGGGGAAGGTCTCATGCGAGTTGGTGGACGCTTGCAATTCACCGACAACCACGAAGAGACTAAACATCCCATCATTCTACCTAGCACTCATCCCTTCACGCTACTGCTCATAAGGAAAGAGCACGTGAGAATGCTACACTCAGGGGTGCGCGACACCTTGGCGTCATTGCGAGAGTCGTATTGGATCATCCGAGGGCGCCAGGCCGTAAAAAAGGTTATCAAGCAGTGCCTCATCTGTCGCAAACAAAGTTGCCCTCAAGCCACGGAACCAGTGGCACCACTTCCAGCTGACAGAGTAACAGAAGGAAATCCGTTCGACACTGTCGGCATCGATTTCGCAGGACCTTTGATTTGTCAAGAGTCGCGCGGTGCCCGAAAATGTTACATCGCAATTTTAACCTGCGCTGTGACACGTGCCGTCCATCTTGAGCTCGTTAGCGACATGTCGACTACAGCCTTTCTCCTGGCTTTCAAGCGCTTCGTGGCTCGCAGGGGAATCTGCTCGACTATTTATTCGGACAACGCGCTAACCTTCAAGAGAGCAGCAAAAGATCTGAATGCAATGTTCACGCTACTAAAATCAGAGGAAATGCAGTCATACTTCGCCGGAAACCAGATCAGGTGGAAGTTTATTGTTGAAAGGGCAGCTTGGTGGGGCGGATTCTGGGAACGGTTGGTGCGATCGGTGAAGGTAGCGTTGCGCAAGGTGTTAGGTCGGAGCAGTTTAAGCTTTGAAGAACTCACAACTGTCTTGTACGAAGTCGAGGCCGTAATAAACTCACGCCCATTGACTTTCACCTACGATGATGCTCAAGAGCCAGAACCACTGTCGCCGGCGCACTTCCTCGTCGGAAGAAAGCTGACAACCCTTCCTCCACACCACCTGCCAGCCGAAATTCCGGGCGGTGACGCGCATATCTCACGACGCTGGAAGTACCGGTCTGCCATGGCTGAAGGATTCTGGAGACGGTGGCGGAGAGAGTACTTATTGGAGCTTCGATCGGCGCATCTGTCCCGGCCAACGACATCGAGTGACCTAAAGATAGACGATTTAGTTCTTTTAAAGGAAGATCATCTCAAACGACACATGTGGAAGATCGCCAGAATCAAGGAAACGTTCAAGGGCagggacggcagggtgcgggcctGCAGTTTGAAACTAAGCGGGGGAACGGTGGTGAAACGACCAATACAGCTGCTTTATCCGCTAGAAGTCGACCGACAATGAGCTCAAGAGTTCGCTCATCCGGGGGAGGTTGTTGTATTTGTCGCATACTGGGAAGCAGCCCCCGCTTCGGGGGAGCGTTAATTGAAAGACTCCGCGGcgaagagggggaggaggggcaactcggagggactcgttttcgggtggttcgcgtgacgggcaatgcgaaaggagcgaagggcgtccttgacatctgtttttacctacaagcccagccgtgaagggaaaagggggtgagggccacaatgacccttctcgaacacgcggaaagcgttttgtccatctgtccttgaagaccgtcgcacgtgcggggtgcggaggaaactctttgacaatacttgtgcttctctgtttgcttttcctttttttcttcccctctctACGACAGCGGTACATAGCGAACGAATAAACCAGTCTTCGTGATGCGTTCAAACTGAAAGGACGTGTTTTTTTCTCTGTCGTCGTCTCACTAGAAAAAGTCTGCCTCCCTGCTATTCCGCTACAACACTCTAAGCACACAGACTGCCGGCGCAAAAGGAAGCACGCCAAGAGAGAACGCATTTCAACGCAAAAGCGAACGCGGTCACCTATCACACAAGAGCAAGCAGACGCAGCGTCCGCCACAGCACCATTTCTGTTTAGAAAaactttattgccacaaacgtcaataacactcaagaGAACATTTCCTTCTCAGACAtgctctaacgatgatgacaaaacagacgtcatttgcACCATTTCTcactcattttaggggcgaagcttcttaaagcggcacccgttcgtccctcgtagtcatgGCGAAATAAGCCTTTCTGAACAATCGACAAAGGTGCCCTGCATCCACATCAACAACGGAGTCCTTCGTCTGAATTCTCGAAAAAGAATCAGCTTCGCGTGTATTCGCGCGTGCCAAGTGTAAATGTCTGATTTGAGCCAAGCATGGAGCAATGCGCGATGTTTCGAATTAAAAACCCGGGAAGCTGAAACGCGACGTTCAGTGAAGCTTGCCGAAGAACTGTCTGCCTCTCTTTGCGCTCGAAGTAAAGATCATCGAAGTCGTCTGAAAGAGGGTACGAAAAATTTCGGCCTTCTTAAGAAAGCAAGCACAGAGACAACGAACGAAGTACGTGTATTGTCATGAAAGGCGTAGCTGTTGACAACTTATGTGAATGGAGGCGGAAGCTTTTTGCTCCTTAAGTATCCTCACAAACCACCAGACtcttgaaacttttttttctcaaagaggagaaaaaaaaccaTTTTGCGTAGTCACATGAAGTCTTGGGAAAAATTGCATTAGAGCGTCTAGCATCACGGGTTTTTGAGGGATGCTTTAGAACAAGAGCACTCGATGGGACAATCATGGGGGTGACAGTTCGAAGACCAAAATAGTGTaagcaaaatgaaaacaaatgaaCCGTTGGCGGTGACAATAAACAATAGGAACTGA
The nucleotide sequence above comes from Rhipicephalus microplus isolate Deutch F79 chromosome 2, USDA_Rmic, whole genome shotgun sequence. Encoded proteins:
- the LOC119164899 gene encoding uncharacterized protein LOC119164899 translates to MDIDRMKRKRAVVRTSTTKLLNDIATMEDDASLGELEEKINLLTLKEDSLKELDRKIEIGVEDDALEEEIACSENYKEKINVARTKVQLMLRELSCTNAASVSASLERTSSSSDQRESSRNIPQVTPTVKLPKLEIAKFNGELRQWQGFWSQFDTTINANHHLSNVDKFKYLNSYLTGKAAAAVAGLDLSDGNYEVALSLLKDRFGRKEAIIEDHMSRLLNIKSVRDSRNLSQLRSLVDEVERGVRSLTSLGVGVSTYGALLLTVVKKAVPADLHLEYCRRKGATTGGSELEAFAHFLRVEVEAREIIQRAETPRGMCVESSVENRNSTFKAARMSSAAALHTMTKERKGCLFCSSGCHESGDCDAEMSAADKREMLKRENRCFRCTVKGHTSRECRKAKWLRCANCSGKHLTAMCDPDFREYRGSGEQNASSPPATGQATVLKSSLGSEEKFMCMEGHQFLLQTARAWTVGPHKSTLVRLLLDGGSQRTFIHRKLSERLQLNVLGEEELKIYAFGDKSAITRTKARLVELWLQSQYDGKRARVEALEVPCICADIMAAPLKSVLLELSKFGLPVADVAQGDGSENIDLLIGADHYWEIVTGSTKRLTSKLMAVETAFGWTVQGQVGAKRSPGVCPSVAGVMRVAVSEQTNKEISAQLRSFWELEHIGIKEHEPARHQDAIQQHYKETVKFEHGRYTVSFPWKPMVDELDDNYECAAKRLRANTTRLLKGDSLIVEYDACIREYIEKGYAEPANKHCSASEGPVYYMPHQAVVRQESLTTKVRVVFDASSSAKDRLSLNDVLESGPKLNPELIDLLINFRTYNIGIVADIEKAFLQISLSEGDRNAVRFLWYAATPKKGEELPAVAAYRMTRVPFGVTSSPFLLAATLRHHLEGLPEQYAETANILRSHLYVDDLVTGVDTLEQGKVLCQESSDILSQAGMRLHKWMSNDHDLVNFIEDGNVAKRNANAELPAATKVLGVGWNAHTDNFEYNLTSLLEFLTTRADSKRFVLQVSARIFDPFGFIAPTTLYVKTMFQRLWELGAGWDDPLPELMQAEWRCWCEELQCIKAVSIPRIIARDFRDEKTEKVLHIFCDASPKAYGAVGYVACKSAQGIINISLIMAKSRVAPLKRLSLPRLELMGALIGARLCHYVAKALNLQNAAAILWTDSTVAMHWIKGNAARWKPFVANRVSEVQALTDPEDWRHCPGLDNPADLITRGILPSALLESELWWRGPHWLHKDKTHWPTTGEQSPGAVECHLEERKVTVMPVISSPFEAVLKVEEFSSCSRVVRLTAWVRRFVNNCRRGKERKGGPLRAEEVIDAERYWLTTTQGEAFSDDISNLKAQRPLHKGSPVLPLSPYLDGEGLMRVGGRLQFTDNHEETKHPIILPSTHPFTLLLIRKEHVRMLHSGVRDTLASLRESYWIIRGRQAVKKVIKQCLICRKQSCPQATEPVAPLPADRVTEGNPFDTVGIDFAGPLICQESRGARKCYIAILTCAVTRAVHLELVSDMSTTAFLLAFKRFVARRGICSTIYSDNALTFKRAAKDLNAMFTLLKSEEMQSYFAGNQIRWKFIVERAAWWGGFWERLVRSVKVALRKVLGRSSLSFEELTTVLYEVEAVINSRPLTFTYDDAQEPEPLSPAHFLVGRKLTTLPPHHLPAEIPGGDAHISRRWKYRSAMAEGFWRRWRREYLLELRSAHLSRPTTSSDLKIDDLVLLKEDHLKRHMWKIARIKETFKGRDGRVRACSLKLSGGTVVKRPIQLLYPLEVDRQ